One Aliidiomarina minuta genomic region harbors:
- a CDS encoding SLC13 family permease has translation MTKTTHQMLGPVVAVLSYGFAFYFGMPQPAAWTLGVTVWVAWWWISEAIPIPATSFLPFVLLPLGGVLEYQEATLSIGNHVIVLFMGAFMLARGIEASGVHERLALGLVGRIGGSNGRLIVFAFMLAVAFLSMWISNTASVLALLPVATAIAAATGNHRFQIALLLGLAYAASLGGVATLIGTPPNLIFASVYETYSGEEFGFLRWMQYGLPITLIGLPLMALWLTRGLKLEKPIELKEVGAFTVHEKRALMVFGTVVALWVTRGEPFGGWMNWFNLPMMGDAPVALAGAVAMFLVPNGKGGRLLTWERAVSIPWGVLLLFAGGICLAAGFMASGLSEIIGNTLSALTVLPLWLLVLLLSLSVSFLTEITSNTATATLLMPILASTAIAAGLPLEILMIPAVVACTCAFCLPVATAPNSIVFASNMVTIKQMTREGVVLNVMLAFISSAVVLVVSGAW, from the coding sequence ATGACTAAAACAACGCATCAGATGCTCGGCCCTGTGGTCGCGGTTTTAAGTTATGGGTTCGCCTTTTATTTCGGCATGCCGCAACCAGCGGCCTGGACACTGGGCGTAACGGTGTGGGTGGCCTGGTGGTGGATCAGTGAAGCCATTCCCATACCAGCAACCTCTTTTCTGCCTTTTGTACTGTTGCCTCTGGGTGGGGTGCTGGAGTACCAGGAAGCCACTCTTTCGATTGGTAACCACGTCATAGTGCTCTTTATGGGGGCTTTTATGCTGGCGCGGGGCATTGAAGCCTCGGGTGTACATGAACGACTGGCGCTGGGCCTGGTGGGCCGTATTGGTGGCAGCAATGGCCGTCTGATTGTATTTGCTTTTATGCTGGCGGTAGCTTTTTTGTCGATGTGGATATCGAATACGGCTTCAGTGCTGGCATTGTTGCCGGTAGCAACCGCGATAGCCGCAGCAACGGGCAATCACAGATTCCAGATCGCGCTTTTACTGGGCCTTGCCTATGCCGCTTCGCTGGGTGGGGTCGCTACGCTTATAGGTACACCACCGAATCTTATTTTTGCCTCCGTTTATGAAACCTATAGCGGCGAGGAATTTGGTTTTCTGCGCTGGATGCAATATGGACTGCCCATTACCTTAATTGGTCTGCCACTCATGGCACTATGGTTAACCCGGGGGCTGAAACTGGAAAAACCTATCGAACTCAAAGAAGTGGGCGCTTTCACGGTGCATGAAAAACGCGCGTTGATGGTGTTTGGTACTGTGGTTGCGCTGTGGGTGACCCGTGGTGAACCTTTCGGTGGCTGGATGAACTGGTTCAATTTACCCATGATGGGCGATGCGCCGGTAGCTCTGGCCGGGGCCGTGGCGATGTTCCTGGTGCCTAATGGTAAAGGTGGGCGTTTGTTAACCTGGGAACGTGCGGTAAGTATTCCCTGGGGTGTGCTACTGCTATTTGCTGGCGGTATTTGCCTGGCGGCGGGTTTTATGGCCAGCGGGCTCAGTGAAATTATTGGTAATACTTTGTCGGCGCTGACGGTGTTACCGCTCTGGTTACTGGTCTTGTTGCTGTCGTTGTCGGTGTCGTTCTTGACCGAGATAACCTCTAATACGGCGACGGCGACTTTGTTGATGCCGATCCTGGCGTCTACCGCCATTGCGGCTGGTTTACCGCTTGAGATCTTAATGATACCTGCGGTGGTAGCCTGCACCTGTGCCTTTTGTCTGCCGGTGGCGACGGCGCCCAATTCGATTGTCTTTGCATCGAACATGGTCACTATCAAGCAAATGACCCGTGAAGGTGTGGTGCTTAATGTCATGCTCGCCTTTATTTCTTCCGCGGTGGTGCTGGTGGTTAGCGGTGCCTGGTAA
- a CDS encoding complex I subunit 5 family protein, producing MSWLLFLIPLVSLSLLIMFSWRRWPQPYFALVVLAPLPALLLALFAPDLSLEIPWLLFGVEWQLNDISRALLAMTAGLWFVAGLFAYHYLASDKAQQSFTLFWLITMLGNLVLIVAQDIGSFYTGFAIMTFAGYGLVVHSASVEAKHAGRVYLVMAVIGEILILAGLLMAMPLVDQLLLRELPVAIAESDHSLLISSLLLAGFGVKAGLLGMHLWLPLAHPVAPTPASAVLSGAMIKAGLLAWLQVLPAGEDAAIAFYSAGFAWVVISLGFGAAFGAAVVGVLQTQSKAVLAYSSISQMGLMTILLGVALLEPSSWPLLLTAIVVYMVHHGLAKGTLFLTVGLAQYPGRWPRWLVMLIALLPALALMGAPLSSGAGAKLLMKEQLYDIPSVAFLIPFITLAAVATGVLMARFLWLLWHTQGKTKDLPSIRWACLLSLLSILLAFWWLPLPATPQFLAALETSALIDALWPMLLTAMLSLFAFWASTRMAFQPKLPAGDLIWPITALLQRLARLYPTFEQRIIATHGKVQDGLTKQAKALQSSASTLFNQRLNEAFLQRHIALWMSLLVLLLSLLIIF from the coding sequence ATGAGTTGGTTATTGTTTTTAATTCCTCTGGTTTCTCTGAGCCTGCTGATTATGTTCAGCTGGCGACGCTGGCCACAACCTTATTTCGCTTTAGTAGTGCTGGCGCCGTTGCCAGCTCTGCTACTCGCGCTGTTTGCCCCGGACCTTAGCCTGGAAATCCCCTGGCTGTTATTTGGCGTCGAATGGCAACTCAACGATATCAGTCGTGCACTGCTGGCTATGACTGCCGGTCTTTGGTTTGTGGCTGGCCTCTTTGCTTATCATTATCTGGCCAGCGATAAAGCACAACAAAGCTTTACCCTCTTCTGGCTGATTACCATGCTCGGCAACCTGGTGCTTATTGTTGCTCAGGATATTGGCAGTTTTTACACCGGTTTTGCGATCATGACTTTTGCCGGGTATGGCCTGGTGGTACATAGCGCCAGCGTGGAAGCGAAACATGCCGGGCGAGTGTATCTGGTGATGGCAGTTATCGGTGAAATCCTGATTCTGGCCGGTCTGTTAATGGCCATGCCTTTAGTCGATCAGCTCTTATTACGAGAGCTGCCAGTGGCCATTGCTGAAAGCGATCACTCCTTGCTGATCAGTAGCCTGCTGCTGGCTGGATTTGGCGTTAAAGCAGGTTTGCTGGGCATGCATTTGTGGCTGCCACTGGCTCATCCGGTCGCCCCGACACCCGCCAGCGCGGTGTTAAGTGGTGCCATGATAAAAGCGGGTCTGCTGGCCTGGTTGCAGGTATTACCCGCTGGGGAAGACGCCGCCATCGCCTTTTATTCTGCCGGTTTTGCCTGGGTAGTGATCAGCTTAGGGTTTGGCGCCGCCTTCGGTGCCGCTGTGGTGGGCGTATTACAGACCCAGTCTAAAGCAGTGCTGGCTTACTCCAGTATCAGCCAAATGGGACTGATGACCATTCTTTTAGGCGTGGCTCTGCTGGAGCCTTCCAGCTGGCCGTTATTATTAACCGCGATAGTTGTCTACATGGTTCATCATGGGCTGGCGAAAGGTACTTTATTTCTGACCGTTGGCCTGGCTCAGTATCCGGGGCGCTGGCCTCGTTGGCTGGTGATGCTCATTGCTTTGTTACCGGCTTTAGCATTAATGGGTGCGCCGTTGAGCAGTGGTGCCGGCGCCAAATTGCTGATGAAAGAACAGCTTTATGACATTCCTTCAGTCGCCTTTTTAATACCTTTTATTACTCTGGCCGCCGTCGCCACGGGTGTGCTGATGGCCCGCTTCTTATGGTTGTTATGGCATACCCAGGGCAAAACTAAAGACCTGCCTTCGATACGCTGGGCCTGTTTGCTGAGCCTGCTTAGCATTTTATTGGCCTTCTGGTGGCTGCCATTGCCCGCCACACCTCAGTTTTTAGCTGCGCTTGAAACCAGCGCACTCATTGATGCACTCTGGCCCATGCTGCTGACCGCGATGCTTAGCCTGTTCGCATTCTGGGCCAGCACGCGTATGGCGTTTCAGCCGAAATTACCCGCCGGTGACCTGATATGGCCGATAACCGCTTTATTGCAGCGACTGGCGCGCCTTTACCCCACCTTTGAGCAGCGCATTATAGCCACTCATGGAAAAGTTCAGGACGGCCTGACTAAACAGGCCAAAGCGCTGCAAAGCTCAGCGTCGACGCTCTTTAATCAGCGCCTGAACGAAGCTTTTCTGCAACGGCACATAGCGCTATGGATGAGCCTGCTGGTGCTGCTGCTCAGCCTGTTAATTATTTTCTGA
- a CDS encoding complex I subunit 5 family protein, with the protein MNLMPLLLIIPLAWALISLLAPRLPIGLLAIVGMLIQLFASAMLWFSVHVNGPESYAIGDWMAPLGITLIADGLTATLLAMTALIAIICAFYALFYLRQYPREQRFFWPLFWFLLAALNGIWLAADLFNLYVGLELLTLAAVGMVALTADKQALAAGLRYLYAALLGSLAYLLGVALLYGAYGTLSLGQLSNMLEPNITTQVALGLMTLGLLMKSAVFPLHTWLPPAHGGALAPVSALLSALVVKASFYILARLWLQAGFDIMPVSAAQLLGLMGAGAIVWGGWQAMRQSDIKMLVAYSTVAQLGYLMLLFPLAIGVSAISATLAWQGTMFHLLSHGFAKAAMFLSVGTLVLAVGKKGLDDMAGISRQLPLSLFAFGLSAISIMGLPPSGGFNAKWLLLQSAISSGQWHWMIVLVLGGLLTAGYVFRVFRISFVDGPPTDIKPTPLPLELSALLLAVIAIGLGFVSSWPLASMSVTELLPGGSL; encoded by the coding sequence ATGAATCTGATGCCGCTGTTGCTTATTATCCCGTTGGCCTGGGCACTGATTAGTCTGCTTGCTCCACGTCTGCCTATTGGTTTGCTGGCTATTGTCGGCATGCTGATCCAGCTATTCGCGTCTGCAATGCTTTGGTTCAGCGTGCATGTAAATGGCCCGGAAAGTTATGCCATTGGCGACTGGATGGCGCCGCTTGGCATTACCCTGATCGCCGATGGGCTGACCGCCACTTTGCTCGCTATGACCGCGCTGATAGCTATTATCTGTGCTTTTTATGCGCTTTTTTATTTACGCCAGTACCCACGCGAACAGCGCTTTTTCTGGCCTCTGTTCTGGTTCCTTCTGGCCGCGCTTAATGGCATCTGGCTGGCCGCTGACTTATTTAATCTCTACGTTGGTTTAGAACTATTAACCCTGGCCGCCGTTGGCATGGTCGCATTGACTGCCGACAAACAGGCTCTGGCCGCTGGTCTGCGTTATCTGTACGCGGCTCTGCTCGGCTCGCTGGCTTATTTGCTTGGCGTTGCTTTGTTGTACGGCGCTTATGGCACTTTATCGCTGGGCCAGCTCAGCAATATGCTCGAGCCCAATATCACCACTCAGGTCGCTTTGGGGTTAATGACCCTGGGTCTGTTAATGAAAAGCGCGGTATTTCCATTGCATACCTGGCTGCCCCCAGCCCACGGCGGCGCTCTGGCCCCAGTCAGTGCATTGCTTTCTGCGCTGGTGGTAAAAGCCTCTTTTTATATTCTGGCGCGGCTCTGGTTGCAGGCAGGTTTTGACATTATGCCAGTCAGTGCGGCGCAACTGCTTGGGCTCATGGGCGCAGGGGCTATTGTCTGGGGAGGCTGGCAAGCCATGCGCCAGAGCGATATCAAAATGCTGGTGGCCTATTCAACGGTGGCTCAGCTGGGCTACCTGATGTTGCTGTTCCCGCTCGCTATTGGTGTATCCGCGATCTCTGCCACCCTGGCCTGGCAGGGAACCATGTTTCATTTACTGTCTCACGGTTTTGCTAAAGCCGCTATGTTCCTCTCGGTCGGTACCCTGGTACTGGCAGTGGGTAAAAAAGGACTGGATGATATGGCGGGCATCAGTCGCCAGTTACCGCTGTCGTTATTTGCCTTCGGTTTGTCGGCTATCAGCATTATGGGCCTGCCGCCTAGTGGCGGTTTTAATGCCAAGTGGTTATTACTGCAAAGTGCCATTAGCAGTGGCCAATGGCACTGGATGATCGTTCTCGTGCTCGGTGGGTTGCTGACCGCCGGGTATGTATTTCGGGTGTTTCGTATATCTTTTGTCGATGGCCCGCCAACGGACATTAAACCCACACCCCTGCCCCTTGAGCTGAGCGCGTTATTGCTCGCCGTCATTGCTATTGGACTGGGTTTTGTGTCCTCATGGCCGCTCGCCAGTATGAGCGTCACCGAGCTGTTACCCGGAGGGTCGTTATGA
- a CDS encoding monovalent cation/H+ antiporter subunit D family protein, whose amino-acid sequence MSFWLPLLVLATSLVAAIGIFMIPENRHAVRGTFNLTAALIKIALIIWILIGVIQQQTFETRFTLIGDIDFILRADALSLLFAGLSSILWLCTTVYAMGYLNKAPHRSRFFGFFSLCVASTMGIAMAGNLFTFLIFFEMLTLSTYPLVVHKGTPEALRAGRKYLIYTLSGGAVLLIGIAMLHGLIGSFEFAETGVLSDVAIEQHPLLVFIFAVLILGVAVKAAIVPLHGWLPSAMVAPAPVSALLHAVAVVKAGAFGVVRIVHNVYGIEFAQALGVLLPLAIIASVTIIWGSIQALRQSEIKKRLAFSTVSQVSYIILGITLFGPIGTIGGLVHLLHQGITKVTLFFCAGIFAETLGAHKIKELNGVGRRMPLTSVCFTLGALSMIGIPPLAGFISKWYLGWGAMEAGMSWVILVLLASSALNSAYFLPVIYRLWFLPAPATWPDEKIPFRRMETNPWLLWPTIVTATFTVGAGVLAASPLSPLSWSALIAVREYLP is encoded by the coding sequence ATGAGTTTCTGGTTACCTCTACTGGTACTGGCCACCTCGCTGGTAGCGGCTATTGGCATTTTCATGATCCCGGAAAATCGTCACGCGGTGCGGGGCACTTTTAACCTGACCGCGGCTTTAATTAAAATAGCCCTGATCATCTGGATCCTGATCGGGGTGATACAACAACAAACCTTTGAGACCCGCTTTACCCTGATTGGCGATATCGACTTCATTCTGCGTGCCGATGCCCTCTCGCTGCTCTTTGCTGGCCTGTCGTCGATACTCTGGTTGTGCACCACTGTCTACGCCATGGGTTACTTAAATAAAGCGCCCCATCGCAGTCGCTTTTTTGGTTTCTTCAGCCTGTGTGTCGCCAGTACCATGGGCATTGCCATGGCCGGTAACCTCTTTACCTTTTTGATTTTCTTCGAAATGCTGACCTTGTCCACCTACCCGCTGGTGGTGCACAAAGGCACGCCGGAAGCACTACGTGCGGGTCGTAAATATCTGATTTACACCCTCAGTGGCGGCGCCGTGTTACTCATTGGCATCGCTATGCTGCACGGCCTTATCGGCAGTTTTGAGTTCGCCGAAACGGGTGTGCTCAGCGATGTCGCCATAGAGCAGCATCCCTTGCTGGTGTTCATTTTTGCCGTGCTCATTTTAGGGGTTGCCGTCAAAGCAGCCATAGTGCCGCTGCATGGCTGGCTGCCCAGTGCTATGGTGGCGCCCGCCCCGGTTAGCGCGCTACTACATGCGGTTGCCGTGGTTAAGGCAGGTGCCTTTGGTGTGGTACGCATTGTTCACAACGTCTACGGCATTGAGTTCGCCCAGGCGCTGGGAGTCTTGCTGCCACTGGCGATCATAGCTTCGGTGACTATTATCTGGGGCTCAATACAGGCCCTGCGACAAAGTGAAATAAAAAAACGACTGGCGTTTTCGACAGTATCTCAGGTTTCTTACATTATATTGGGGATCACCCTCTTTGGCCCTATTGGCACTATAGGTGGGCTGGTGCACCTGTTGCATCAGGGCATTACCAAAGTAACCTTGTTTTTCTGTGCCGGGATTTTCGCTGAAACATTAGGCGCCCATAAAATCAAAGAGCTTAATGGTGTCGGCCGACGCATGCCACTGACGTCAGTGTGTTTCACTCTGGGAGCGTTGAGTATGATTGGCATACCTCCGCTAGCTGGTTTTATCAGTAAATGGTACCTGGGTTGGGGCGCCATGGAAGCAGGCATGAGCTGGGTTATACTGGTATTGCTGGCCAGCAGTGCCTTGAATTCGGCATACTTTCTGCCGGTCATTTACCGGCTCTGGTTTTTACCCGCGCCTGCCACCTGGCCGGATGAGAAAATCCCCTTCCGGCGCATGGAAACCAACCCCTGGTTATTGTGGCCAACGATCGTCACCGCCACCTTTACCGTAGGTGCCGGCGTACTGGCCGCCAGCCCGCTGAGCCCCTTAAGCTGGTCCGCACTTATCGCAGTTCGGGAGTACCTGCCATGA
- the gltB gene encoding glutamate synthase large subunit, whose amino-acid sequence MTLYQANTRANDVRDNCGFGLIAQLDGEPSHRLVRRAIGALDRMTHRGAIGADGKTGDGCGIQMQLPDSFFRAIAEENNWNLGRKYAIGQIFLSHDPERQAQQREIIEQELTQETLSLVGWRLTPNDPSVLGKVAAETQPHLEQVFVSAQPGWRKKDLERRLYMARRRIEKRLAEHDDFYIVSLSCLVIVYKGLMMPADLPGFYPDLADIRMQTAICVFHQRFSTNTQPRWPLAQPFRFLAHNGEINTIQGNRQWALARSYKINSPLLPDLKDAQPFVSATGSDSAGLDNMLDMLLAGGMDLFRAMRLLIPPAWQGNPTMDDDLRAFYEFNSMHMEPWDGPAGVVMTNGRHVACSLDRNGLRPARYVLTRDRTITVASEVGTWDYGSDEVLEKGRLGPGEMLAVDTYNGTLWRSNEIDDDLKSRHPYREWLDKHIRRLTPFEDYSDTEIGDRLFDDATMAIYHKQFFYSNEEIEQVIRVLAKDAQEATGSMGDDTPIAVLSTQPRLLYDYFRQQFAQVTNPAIDPIRERHVMSLATCIGREQNLFNETSGYADRVLFESPVLMYTDLDQLKEFDDTHYPWRNFDLHYDPTQQSLAEALNALCNRVENAVRDDKIAIVILSDREIKKGLLPIPAAMATGAVQTRLVHQQLRCDSNIVVETASARDSHHFAVLLGLGATAIYPFLAYETVEQLVAKERLPLTAHQAVLNYRNGINKGLLKIMSKMGISTVSSYRAAGLFEVVGIARDVHEECFPTCNLRLAGATYEDFAKDIQQLHKLAWLVRKQVPHGGLLKYVHGGEYHAYNPDVVTSLQQAVETRDVAAYQRYCDHVNKRPVATLRDLWQLNYPQELQAVDVEDAPHLFKRFDTAAMSIGALSPEAHESLAIAMNRLGGHSNSGEGGEDPARFGNERNSRIKQVASGRFGVTPHYLINADIIQIKVAQGAKPGEGGQLPGEKVTAEIAKLRFSVPGVTLISPPPHHDIYSIEDLAQLIFDLKQINPSALISVKLVSAPGIGTIATGVAKAYADLITVSGYDGGTGASPLTSVKYAGSPWELGLAEVHEALVVNGLRHKVRLQVDGGLKTGLDVIKAAILGAESFGFGTAPMVALGCKYLRICHLNNCATGVATQDQTLRQQYFSGLPEKVENYFHLLADEVRDYLQKLGVEKLVDLIGRTDLLTSIDNIATERQQRLDLGAILGAAAIQSDKSLHCTEKNPPHDQGKLNKTLMESCADRVEHKRGGEFNFSIRNDDRSVGASLSGLIARYHGNQGMAGKPIVINFEGTAGQSFGVWNAGGLRLNLVGDANDYVGKGMAGGRISLRPAQGVAFQSHEAIIMGNTCLYGATGGRLYAAGCAGERFAVRNGGAIAVVEGIGDHGCEYMTGGVVVVLGQTGINFGAGMTGGLAYVLDEDGDFEQRLNPELTEALDVDKAILAEHLRGFIHDHQEATGSQRALHILTHFDDYLPRFRLVKPKASDISTLIGRRAQSADELRIQVM is encoded by the coding sequence ATGACCTTATATCAAGCCAACACACGTGCCAACGACGTACGTGACAATTGCGGTTTTGGCCTGATTGCTCAGCTTGACGGCGAACCAAGCCATCGACTGGTACGCCGGGCTATTGGAGCCCTGGACCGAATGACCCACCGTGGTGCTATTGGCGCTGATGGTAAAACCGGTGACGGCTGCGGCATTCAGATGCAGCTGCCGGATTCGTTCTTTCGCGCGATCGCTGAAGAGAACAATTGGAACCTGGGGCGCAAATACGCCATTGGGCAAATATTCCTTAGCCATGATCCGGAACGCCAGGCGCAACAGCGTGAAATTATCGAGCAGGAGCTAACCCAGGAAACCTTAAGCCTGGTCGGTTGGCGGCTCACCCCGAACGATCCCAGTGTGCTGGGTAAAGTCGCGGCGGAAACACAGCCTCATTTAGAACAGGTGTTTGTCAGTGCACAACCTGGCTGGCGTAAAAAAGATCTGGAGCGGCGCCTGTATATGGCGCGCCGTCGCATTGAGAAACGCTTAGCTGAACACGATGATTTTTATATCGTTTCTTTATCCTGCCTGGTGATTGTCTATAAAGGCCTGATGATGCCGGCTGATCTACCGGGTTTTTATCCGGATCTGGCAGATATTCGTATGCAAACGGCAATCTGCGTCTTTCATCAGCGTTTTTCTACCAATACACAACCGCGCTGGCCGCTGGCGCAACCGTTCCGTTTTCTGGCTCACAATGGCGAAATCAATACCATTCAGGGCAACCGACAGTGGGCACTGGCGCGTAGTTATAAAATAAATTCGCCGTTGCTACCCGACTTAAAAGACGCACAGCCTTTTGTCAGTGCCACAGGTTCAGACTCAGCGGGTCTGGATAATATGCTGGATATGCTGCTGGCCGGTGGTATGGATTTATTCCGCGCCATGCGTTTGCTGATCCCGCCTGCCTGGCAGGGCAATCCCACCATGGATGACGATCTGCGCGCTTTCTACGAATTTAATTCTATGCACATGGAGCCCTGGGACGGACCTGCCGGGGTGGTGATGACCAACGGCCGCCATGTGGCCTGCAGTCTGGACCGTAATGGTTTGCGCCCGGCCCGTTATGTATTAACCCGGGATCGTACTATCACTGTGGCATCTGAAGTGGGCACCTGGGACTACGGTTCTGATGAAGTGCTGGAAAAGGGGCGTCTGGGACCTGGCGAAATGCTGGCCGTGGATACTTATAACGGTACCCTTTGGCGCAGCAATGAAATTGATGACGATTTAAAAAGCCGTCACCCCTACCGGGAGTGGCTGGATAAACATATCCGTCGCCTGACGCCGTTTGAAGACTACAGCGACACTGAAATTGGCGATCGCCTGTTTGATGACGCCACTATGGCGATTTATCACAAACAGTTTTTCTACAGCAATGAAGAAATCGAACAGGTCATTCGGGTGCTGGCTAAAGATGCCCAGGAAGCAACAGGCTCTATGGGCGACGACACCCCCATCGCGGTGCTTTCGACCCAGCCACGGCTGCTGTATGACTATTTTCGTCAGCAGTTCGCCCAGGTCACCAACCCGGCCATCGATCCTATTCGTGAACGCCACGTGATGTCACTGGCAACCTGCATTGGCCGCGAACAGAATCTGTTTAATGAGACCTCAGGCTACGCTGACCGTGTGTTATTTGAATCACCGGTATTGATGTACACGGATTTGGACCAGCTCAAGGAATTTGACGATACCCACTACCCCTGGCGCAATTTTGATTTGCACTATGATCCCACCCAGCAGTCGCTGGCAGAGGCCCTGAATGCCTTATGCAACCGGGTCGAAAATGCAGTGCGGGACGACAAAATAGCTATTGTCATTCTCAGCGACCGTGAGATTAAAAAAGGCCTGCTACCTATCCCTGCCGCCATGGCCACAGGTGCGGTGCAGACCCGCCTGGTGCATCAGCAACTGCGCTGCGATTCCAACATAGTAGTGGAAACCGCCTCAGCCCGTGACTCGCACCACTTCGCGGTATTACTGGGACTGGGCGCTACGGCGATCTACCCCTTTCTGGCGTACGAGACAGTAGAACAACTGGTGGCTAAAGAACGCCTGCCCTTAACCGCTCATCAGGCGGTGCTGAATTATCGTAATGGCATTAATAAAGGTCTGCTTAAAATTATGTCTAAAATGGGTATCTCGACGGTATCCAGTTATCGCGCAGCCGGGCTGTTTGAAGTAGTAGGCATTGCCCGCGACGTGCATGAAGAATGTTTCCCGACCTGCAATCTGCGTCTGGCCGGTGCTACCTACGAAGATTTTGCTAAGGATATTCAGCAACTGCACAAACTGGCCTGGCTGGTGCGCAAGCAGGTACCGCATGGCGGCCTGCTCAAATACGTACACGGAGGCGAATACCACGCCTATAACCCGGATGTTGTCACTAGCCTGCAACAAGCGGTGGAAACCCGTGATGTAGCAGCGTATCAGCGTTACTGCGACCATGTTAATAAACGCCCGGTAGCCACCTTGCGTGATCTGTGGCAGCTTAATTACCCGCAGGAACTGCAGGCAGTGGACGTCGAGGACGCGCCGCATTTATTCAAGCGCTTTGACACCGCAGCCATGTCGATTGGTGCCTTAAGCCCGGAAGCTCATGAGTCGTTAGCCATTGCTATGAACCGACTAGGCGGCCATTCCAATTCCGGTGAAGGCGGCGAAGATCCGGCGCGCTTTGGCAATGAACGCAACTCGCGCATTAAACAGGTAGCGTCCGGTCGTTTTGGTGTCACGCCGCATTATTTGATCAATGCGGATATCATTCAGATTAAAGTCGCTCAGGGCGCTAAGCCCGGCGAAGGCGGTCAGTTGCCTGGCGAAAAAGTCACTGCAGAAATTGCCAAACTGCGTTTTTCAGTGCCTGGGGTGACCTTAATTTCACCGCCACCGCACCATGATATTTATTCGATTGAAGATCTGGCCCAGCTTATTTTTGACTTAAAGCAAATCAATCCGTCTGCGTTGATCTCAGTGAAGCTGGTTTCAGCACCCGGCATAGGCACCATAGCCACAGGCGTGGCCAAAGCTTATGCGGATTTGATTACAGTGTCCGGCTATGACGGTGGCACCGGGGCCAGCCCGCTGACCTCGGTTAAATACGCCGGTTCGCCCTGGGAACTGGGTCTGGCTGAAGTTCACGAAGCGCTGGTGGTCAACGGCCTGCGCCATAAAGTACGGCTACAGGTGGACGGTGGTCTGAAAACCGGCTTGGATGTGATTAAAGCCGCTATTCTGGGCGCTGAAAGTTTTGGTTTTGGCACTGCGCCTATGGTGGCTTTAGGCTGCAAATACCTGCGTATCTGCCACCTGAATAACTGCGCAACAGGCGTGGCCACTCAGGATCAGACCCTGCGCCAACAGTATTTCAGCGGCTTGCCGGAAAAAGTAGAAAACTACTTCCACCTGCTGGCTGATGAAGTGCGCGACTACCTGCAAAAGCTAGGTGTCGAGAAACTGGTCGACTTAATTGGCCGTACCGATCTGCTGACCTCGATTGACAACATTGCCACCGAACGCCAGCAACGGCTGGACCTGGGTGCTATTTTAGGCGCCGCGGCTATTCAGTCAGATAAGTCCCTGCACTGTACGGAGAAAAACCCGCCGCATGATCAGGGCAAATTGAATAAAACACTAATGGAAAGCTGCGCCGACAGAGTCGAACATAAACGCGGTGGCGAATTTAATTTCAGTATTCGTAACGACGACCGCTCGGTAGGCGCCAGCTTGTCCGGCCTGATTGCCCGTTACCATGGCAACCAGGGCATGGCAGGCAAACCTATAGTGATTAATTTTGAGGGCACTGCAGGCCAGAGTTTTGGTGTCTGGAACGCTGGCGGACTGCGCCTCAATCTGGTCGGCGATGCCAACGACTATGTCGGTAAAGGCATGGCCGGTGGGCGTATTAGCCTGCGCCCTGCTCAGGGTGTCGCTTTTCAGTCTCACGAAGCCATTATCATGGGCAACACCTGCCTTTATGGTGCCACTGGTGGTCGTTTATATGCGGCAGGTTGTGCCGGTGAGCGTTTCGCGGTGCGCAACGGGGGTGCTATTGCGGTGGTTGAAGGCATTGGCGATCACGGTTGCGAATACATGACCGGCGGTGTTGTGGTGGTGTTAGGCCAGACTGGCATTAACTTTGGTGCCGGCATGACCGGGGGTCTGGCCTATGTGCTGGACGAAGATGGTGATTTTGAGCAACGCCTGAACCCGGAACTGACCGAAGCCCTGGATGTAGATAAAGCTATTCTGGCTGAACATCTGCGCGGTTTTATCCACGACCACCAGGAAGCCACGGGCAGTCAACGGGCCCTGCATATACTGACCCACTTTGACGACTACCTGCCCCGCTTCCGTCTGGTGAAACCTAAGGCCAGTGATATTTCGACTTTAATCGGCCGCCGTGCTCAATCAGCGGACGAATTACGCATACAGGTGATGTAA